Proteins encoded by one window of Chryseobacterium sp. POL2:
- the cls gene encoding cardiolipin synthase gives MKPSIGGFFCFLKDYLLILKSKSYYERIFRTTSLYSSGLEFLYFVGVILLSAKIITDTKTTSKTLAYLLLIIFLPFVGILIYFFFGVNYRKNKFYDFKIERNETIYNEIQQFVQASHHKVLASHQEELQKYFSTTSFLFNATNSPLTEQNSVELLINGEQKFPKVFEILKSAKHHIHLEYYIFEDDYIARELCQILIEKAKSGVMVRLLYDDLGSGKLTKTLKTELKNAGVELSPVNKINFRLFANRVNYRDHRKIIIVDANKVFTGGINVSQKYVNDNASKMYWRDTHLYFKGTGAFYYQFLFLSNWVFSTKKIPQIDHSYFDYENIDGKQVLQCAASGPDTNPAIMMSTVSAIYSAKKRIFITTPYFIPVEAVLQAIKQMSLSGTDVRLLVPEKGDSMLVNAAAYSHYEELLEAGVKIYFYKKGFLHAKTILIVDELSIVGTANMDVRSQELNFEVNTLVYDKTIANQLADVFFEDLKSSEEINLKHWKSRPKLKSFFEHLARLFSPLL, from the coding sequence TTGAAACCGTCAATTGGCGGTTTTTTCTGTTTTTTAAAAGATTATTTATTAATTTTAAAATCAAAATCCTATTATGAAAGAATTTTTAGAACAACATCGTTATATTCTTCTGGTTTGGAATTTTTATATTTTGTTGGGGTAATTCTTCTTTCAGCAAAAATAATTACGGATACCAAAACAACGAGTAAGACTTTGGCGTATTTGCTTCTTATTATTTTTTTGCCTTTCGTTGGGATTTTAATTTATTTTTTCTTTGGTGTTAATTACCGCAAAAACAAATTTTATGATTTTAAAATAGAACGTAATGAGACAATTTATAATGAAATACAGCAGTTTGTACAAGCTTCGCATCATAAAGTTTTAGCATCGCATCAGGAGGAATTACAAAAGTATTTTTCGACGACTTCTTTTTTATTTAATGCAACAAATTCGCCACTTACAGAACAAAATTCGGTAGAATTATTAATCAATGGCGAACAAAAATTCCCTAAAGTTTTTGAAATTTTAAAATCAGCAAAACATCATATCCATCTAGAATATTACATTTTTGAAGACGATTATATTGCGCGAGAATTGTGTCAAATTTTAATTGAAAAAGCAAAATCTGGCGTTATGGTGCGATTGCTTTATGATGATTTGGGAAGTGGAAAATTGACTAAAACTTTGAAAACCGAATTAAAAAATGCTGGTGTGGAATTGTCTCCAGTTAATAAAATTAATTTCCGACTTTTTGCTAATCGCGTTAACTATCGCGATCACAGAAAGATTATCATTGTAGATGCTAACAAGGTTTTCACAGGCGGGATCAATGTTTCGCAAAAATATGTTAACGATAATGCGAGCAAGATGTATTGGCGCGATACGCATCTTTATTTCAAAGGGACGGGTGCTTTTTATTATCAATTTTTATTTTTGAGCAATTGGGTGTTTTCGACAAAAAAAATTCCACAGATTGACCATTCTTATTTTGATTATGAAAATATCGACGGAAAGCAAGTTTTGCAATGTGCAGCAAGTGGACCAGATACCAATCCCGCCATTATGATGTCAACTGTGTCGGCTATATATTCTGCCAAGAAAAGAATTTTTATAACAACCCCTTATTTTATTCCTGTCGAAGCAGTTTTGCAAGCGATAAAACAAATGTCCCTTTCCGGAACAGATGTTCGGCTTTTAGTGCCCGAAAAAGGAGATTCTATGTTGGTGAACGCTGCGGCATATTCACATTATGAAGAGCTTTTGGAGGCTGGTGTCAAAATTTATTTTTATAAAAAAGGATTTTTACATGCCAAAACAATTTTGATTGTTGATGAACTTTCCATTGTTGGAACTGCCAATATGGATGTCCGTAGTCAGGAGCTTAATTTTGAAGTCAATACTTTGGTTTATGATAAAACTATTGCCAATCAGTTAGCAGACGTTTTTTTTGAAGATTTAAAATCTAGCGAAGAAATCAATCTTAAACATTGGAAATCGCGTCCAAAATTGAAGTCTTTTTTTGAACATTTAGCCAGATTGTTTTCGCCTTTGTTATGA
- the queA gene encoding tRNA preQ1(34) S-adenosylmethionine ribosyltransferase-isomerase QueA, whose product MKTSDFNFDLPEELLAEHPSEHRDEARLMVLDRKTQTIEHKLFKDVIDYFDEHDLFIFNNTKVFPARLYGNKEKTGAKIEVFLLRELDKETRVWDVLVDPARKIRIGNKLFFTEDESLVAEVIDNTTSRGRTLRFLYDGSYEEFRTKLNELGETPLPKYIKRDVEPEDAERYQTIYAKVEGAVAAPTAGLHFSKHLMKRLEIKGIDFAEITLHVGLGTFNPIEVEDLSKHKMESEEVIIDQKNADIINKAVEEKRRICAVGTTTMRAIETSVSSNRKIGPFNGWTNKFIYPPHDFGVASAMITNFHTPKSTLMMMIAAFADRDFIMRAYEEAIKEKYRFYSYGDAMLIL is encoded by the coding sequence ATGAAAACTTCAGATTTTAATTTCGACTTGCCAGAAGAACTATTGGCAGAACACCCATCAGAACATCGTGACGAAGCCAGATTGATGGTTTTGGATCGTAAAACACAAACAATAGAGCATAAACTTTTCAAAGACGTTATTGATTATTTTGACGAACATGATTTGTTTATTTTTAATAATACTAAAGTTTTTCCTGCAAGACTATACGGAAACAAAGAAAAAACTGGTGCCAAAATTGAGGTTTTCTTATTGAGAGAACTGGACAAAGAAACCAGAGTTTGGGATGTTTTGGTTGATCCCGCTAGAAAAATTAGAATCGGGAACAAACTCTTCTTTACAGAAGACGAATCTTTGGTAGCTGAGGTTATCGATAATACCACTTCTAGAGGTAGAACTTTGAGATTCTTATACGATGGATCTTATGAAGAATTCCGTACTAAACTGAATGAACTTGGAGAAACGCCACTTCCGAAATACATCAAAAGAGATGTTGAGCCAGAAGATGCCGAGCGTTACCAAACCATTTATGCAAAAGTAGAAGGCGCTGTTGCTGCGCCAACGGCAGGACTTCACTTCTCAAAACATTTGATGAAGCGTTTAGAAATTAAAGGTATTGACTTTGCAGAAATTACACTTCACGTCGGTTTAGGAACTTTCAACCCTATCGAGGTGGAAGATCTTTCTAAACATAAAATGGAATCCGAAGAAGTTATCATCGACCAAAAAAATGCGGATATCATTAACAAAGCGGTTGAGGAAAAAAGAAGAATTTGTGCAGTTGGGACAACAACCATGCGTGCTATAGAAACTTCAGTTTCGTCAAATCGTAAGATAGGACCTTTTAATGGATGGACGAACAAATTTATCTATCCACCACATGATTTTGGTGTTGCTAGTGCGATGATAACAAACTTCCATACGCCAAAATCAACATTGATGATGATGATTGCTGCTTTTGCAGACCGCGATTTTATCATGCGCGCTTATGAGGAAGCGATTAAAGAAAAATACAGATTCTATTCTTACGGCGACGCTATGTTGATTTTGTAA
- a CDS encoding Gfo/Idh/MocA family protein, producing the protein MSSNRRDFIKTASLAGFGALVLPNTLFGNSLYPQQQTLHKVRVGLIGVGLRGQNHLELLAKRDDVEVVAFADPSPIMLKKAQEFLVKNNKPKAQEFSNGDYDYRNLLQLKNIDAVVISTPWEWHHKQGIEAMQSKKIVGMEVGGAMTLGECWDYVKTYERTKVPLFAMENVNYRRDVMAVLNMVRKGMFGELVHGRGGYQHDLRGVLFNDGVTPYNSGVEFGDPGFSEAKWRTQHYIDRNGELYPTHGLGPIAAMMDINRGNRLTHLSSFSTKALGLHKYIVDHPKGGENHPNAKVKFKQGDIVTTQIACANGESILLTHDTSLQRPYDLGFRVQGTEGLWQDFGSGGLDQGHIYFEKMMNHNHKWDNSEKWLKEYDHPLWKKFETDTKGAGHGGMDFFVINTFIECIKRNIEFPLDVYDLATWYAITPLSEKSIAHQGKVIEIPDFTSGAWKNRKPAFGLSDEF; encoded by the coding sequence ATGTCAAGCAACAGAAGAGATTTTATAAAAACTGCTAGTCTTGCTGGTTTTGGGGCGCTTGTACTTCCCAATACTTTATTTGGGAATAGTCTTTATCCACAACAACAGACACTTCACAAAGTAAGAGTCGGACTTATCGGTGTGGGACTTCGCGGACAAAATCATCTCGAACTTCTTGCAAAACGTGATGATGTAGAAGTCGTTGCCTTCGCTGATCCAAGTCCTATTATGCTGAAAAAAGCACAAGAATTCCTTGTTAAAAACAACAAGCCAAAAGCACAAGAGTTCTCAAACGGTGATTACGATTATAGGAATCTTCTTCAACTCAAAAATATTGATGCCGTCGTTATCTCAACACCTTGGGAATGGCACCACAAACAGGGTATCGAAGCAATGCAATCAAAAAAAATCGTTGGAATGGAAGTCGGAGGCGCCATGACTTTGGGCGAATGTTGGGATTATGTAAAAACTTATGAACGCACCAAAGTTCCGTTATTTGCGATGGAAAACGTTAACTACCGTCGCGATGTAATGGCCGTTTTAAACATGGTAAGAAAAGGTATGTTTGGCGAATTGGTGCATGGCCGTGGCGGCTATCAACACGATTTACGTGGCGTACTTTTCAACGATGGTGTTACACCTTACAACTCAGGCGTTGAGTTTGGCGACCCAGGATTTAGCGAAGCCAAATGGAGAACGCAACATTATATTGACAGAAATGGAGAATTGTACCCTACACATGGTCTCGGGCCCATTGCGGCAATGATGGATATTAATCGCGGAAATCGTTTGACGCATCTTTCCTCGTTTTCTACGAAAGCTTTAGGCTTGCACAAATATATTGTTGATCATCCAAAAGGTGGCGAAAATCATCCTAACGCAAAAGTAAAATTCAAACAAGGTGATATTGTAACCACACAAATTGCATGCGCTAATGGCGAAAGCATTTTGTTAACACATGACACCAGTCTGCAACGTCCTTATGATCTTGGTTTCCGCGTGCAAGGTACCGAAGGTTTATGGCAAGATTTCGGTTCTGGAGGTCTTGACCAAGGTCATATTTATTTTGAAAAAATGATGAATCACAACCACAAATGGGATAATTCTGAAAAATGGCTTAAAGAATACGATCATCCGCTTTGGAAAAAATTTGAAACCGACACCAAAGGCGCTGGTCACGGCGGCATGGATTTCTTCGTGATAAATACCTTTATAGAATGTATCAAACGAAATATTGAATTTCCGTTGGATGTTTACGATTTAGCTACATGGTACGCCATCACGCCACTGAGCGAAAAATCTATTGCACATCAAGGCAAAGTTATAGAAATACCAGACTTTACAAGTGGCGCCTGGAAAAATAGAAAACCTGCATTCGGACTATCAGATGAGTTCTAA
- a CDS encoding NDP-sugar synthase, with protein MSSKKALVILAGGLGSRYKSLKQIDGITDNQSPLLEYSLYDAMEAGFSKIILIINKLIPASYIDRLQQIALKKNLDLRFVYQHIENFVPQDIDLGFRKKPWGTAHALLCIKNEIEENFIILNADDFYGKEAFKMASEIIDQNLVKTNLHHIIAYPLDLTLSENGAVSRGICDINKQQSLTKITERTHIFSDLGKIYFIENDKKISLEPKTLVSMNFSIFNPSIFDDLEDRFHQFVKTNQNPKVEFYIPQLIEDLLQENKISVKVHESPSQWTGVTYPEDKQSLKSFIEAKIKDGDYPENLWN; from the coding sequence ATGAGTTCTAAAAAAGCATTAGTCATTTTGGCAGGTGGTCTGGGAAGCCGTTACAAATCGTTGAAACAAATTGACGGCATCACCGACAACCAATCGCCATTGTTAGAATATTCGTTGTATGACGCGATGGAAGCGGGTTTTAGCAAAATCATTTTGATTATTAACAAACTTATTCCCGCTTCGTACATCGATCGTTTGCAACAAATTGCGTTAAAGAAAAACTTGGATTTAAGATTCGTTTATCAACATATCGAAAATTTTGTACCACAAGATATTGATCTTGGTTTTCGAAAAAAACCTTGGGGAACTGCCCATGCTTTGCTCTGCATAAAAAATGAGATTGAAGAGAATTTTATCATTCTAAATGCTGACGATTTTTATGGCAAAGAAGCCTTCAAAATGGCCTCCGAAATTATCGACCAAAATTTAGTAAAAACAAATCTTCATCATATTATCGCTTATCCTTTGGATTTGACGTTAAGCGAAAACGGCGCTGTTTCGAGAGGAATCTGCGACATTAACAAGCAACAAAGTCTTACAAAAATTACCGAGCGAACTCATATCTTTTCGGACTTGGGAAAAATATATTTCATAGAAAATGACAAAAAAATTTCTTTAGAACCTAAGACCTTGGTATCTATGAATTTTTCTATATTTAATCCATCGATTTTTGACGATTTAGAAGATAGATTTCATCAATTTGTAAAAACCAATCAAAATCCGAAAGTAGAATTTTATATTCCGCAACTTATCGAAGATCTTTTGCAAGAAAACAAAATTTCTGTAAAAGTCCATGAGTCGCCATCCCAATGGACGGGCGTAACATATCCTGAAGACAAACAAAGCTTGAAATCTTTTATTGAAGCGAAAATTAAAGATGGCGATTATCCCGAAAATCTATGGAACTAA
- a CDS encoding phosphotransferase enzyme family protein has product MELNYIIAQFLPDVNTQNITPLGNGLIHQTFLVETSGKSYVLQHINDSIFEKPDVLVSNHLKVNENLKLNNYKLALAEPIKTIDGQLVFEIEKQFWRVTEFINGSMTYQKVLSPEMAYNASEALSYFHYCINSGDKVQLEESIPGFTNFEKRFDDFSQGTKKNKPSNRLKNCLEELIFLQKYMHLGKLWIDLIHNGMPNKIIHADPKISNILFDSNQKAIAIIDLDTVLSGPILYDFGDMIRSFTNRLAEDDISTNDNFDPEIYHAVKEGFLKHSKDILTNLELEHLDYAAKIVVHVQALRFLLDYLKGDIYYDVSYEDQNLNRAKNQINLLKALIKMDV; this is encoded by the coding sequence ATGGAACTAAATTATATTATTGCTCAGTTTTTACCTGATGTCAACACCCAAAACATCACGCCACTCGGCAATGGATTGATACACCAGACTTTTCTTGTTGAAACGTCAGGAAAATCCTATGTGCTGCAACACATCAACGATTCCATTTTTGAAAAACCCGACGTTTTGGTAAGTAATCATCTGAAAGTCAATGAAAATTTAAAACTAAACAATTATAAATTAGCATTAGCAGAACCTATAAAAACTATCGATGGACAACTTGTTTTTGAAATCGAAAAGCAGTTTTGGCGTGTTACAGAATTCATCAACGGAAGTATGACATATCAAAAAGTGCTTTCACCAGAGATGGCTTACAACGCATCTGAAGCACTGAGTTATTTTCATTATTGTATTAATTCTGGGGACAAAGTTCAGTTGGAGGAAAGTATTCCTGGATTTACAAATTTTGAAAAGCGTTTTGATGATTTTTCGCAAGGAACAAAAAAAAACAAGCCTTCAAATCGACTTAAAAACTGTTTGGAAGAACTGATTTTTCTTCAAAAATATATGCATCTAGGAAAGCTTTGGATTGACCTTATCCATAATGGAATGCCCAACAAAATTATTCATGCTGATCCAAAAATCAGTAATATTTTATTTGATTCCAACCAAAAAGCCATTGCAATTATCGATCTAGACACGGTACTTTCTGGCCCAATATTATATGATTTTGGAGATATGATTCGTTCTTTTACCAACCGTTTGGCAGAAGATGACATTAGTACAAATGATAATTTTGACCCCGAAATTTATCATGCGGTCAAAGAAGGTTTTCTGAAACATTCCAAAGATATTTTAACAAATCTGGAGTTGGAACATTTGGATTATGCTGCAAAAATTGTTGTGCATGTTCAGGCCTTACGATTTTTGTTGGATTACTTAAAAGGTGATATCTATTATGATGTGAGCTACGAGGATCAAAATCTGAATCGAGCAAAAAACCAAATTAACCTTCTGAAGGCTTTAATAAAAATGGATGTTTGA
- a CDS encoding DNA-deoxyinosine glycosylase yields MSNRIFSFAPIIDESSEVLILGSIPGVKSLEKQEYYGHPQNVFWKIIFELFAENVTDDYQEKLEILKKHKIALWDVIDSCERKGSLDSEIKNENANDILRLLEDYPNIKMIACNGQKSYKNLIKILGKNFAIPIVALPSTSPLHTIPFQNKFEIWKQIKHPFLLKPSEG; encoded by the coding sequence ATGTCAAACCGAATTTTCTCTTTTGCTCCAATAATAGACGAATCTAGCGAGGTCCTTATTTTAGGTTCAATTCCAGGTGTCAAATCTTTAGAAAAACAAGAGTATTATGGACATCCACAAAATGTATTTTGGAAAATTATTTTTGAATTATTTGCAGAAAATGTCACAGACGATTACCAAGAAAAACTTGAAATTCTTAAGAAGCATAAAATCGCACTTTGGGATGTTATCGACAGTTGCGAGCGTAAAGGCAGCCTAGATTCTGAAATAAAAAATGAAAACGCCAACGATATTTTGCGACTTCTGGAAGATTATCCTAACATCAAAATGATAGCTTGCAATGGTCAAAAATCATATAAAAATCTAATTAAAATTTTAGGAAAAAACTTTGCAATACCAATTGTTGCGTTGCCTTCCACAAGTCCTTTGCATACAATTCCATTTCAAAATAAATTCGAAATTTGGAAGCAAATCAAACATCCATTTTTATTAAAGCCTTCAGAAGGTTAA
- the dacB gene encoding D-alanyl-D-alanine carboxypeptidase/D-alanyl-D-alanine-endopeptidase, whose translation MKRIFLAFVVGSQLLFSQNVANQLDQSTQKLLNSTGAYSANLSFYVTDDNGNLVYEYQPNKGLSTASTQKIFTAAAALETLGKDYLYTTTASYSGQIKNGILEGDLWISSNGDPTLGSWRYEDYKPEKFKEKLLQALQQKNIKSITGNIIIDDSYFDFQSVPGGWPWDDIGNYYGAGTWGINWRENQFDINTNGTQFKSFSYDLENVKWINELKASGSSDQSLIFTAPHSDVALINGSLPAGKAMTVSGSVPNPPLQLGVEVKSFLNSKNIAVRGNVETYYNNQLSGKKMTSYPEKNNFFEYQSPTLDKMVYWFLRKSINFYGETFVKTMAKEKKGNSSYKVGVQFLKDFWKSKGINASMINFADGSGLSPQNYVSAKAEVQALLYAQKQPWFSDYFDGFPTQNAMKMKSGTIRNIKSFAGYHTSKSGKKYVFSIILNNYQSADISQALFKVLDNLK comes from the coding sequence ATGAAAAGGATTTTCTTAGCCTTCGTTGTAGGGTCACAACTACTATTTTCTCAAAATGTCGCCAATCAATTGGATCAATCCACACAAAAACTTCTCAATTCTACAGGTGCATATTCTGCAAATTTATCGTTTTATGTTACCGATGACAATGGAAACTTGGTGTACGAATATCAGCCCAATAAGGGGCTTTCGACAGCAAGTACGCAGAAGATTTTTACTGCGGCGGCAGCATTAGAAACCTTGGGAAAAGATTACCTCTATACAACGACGGCAAGTTATTCTGGGCAGATTAAAAATGGCATTTTGGAAGGCGACCTTTGGATAAGCTCAAACGGCGATCCAACGCTTGGAAGTTGGCGCTATGAAGATTACAAACCCGAAAAGTTTAAAGAAAAACTTCTTCAAGCTTTGCAACAAAAAAACATCAAGTCTATTACTGGAAATATTATAATTGACGATTCGTATTTCGATTTTCAGTCGGTGCCAGGCGGATGGCCTTGGGATGATATCGGGAATTATTATGGTGCTGGAACTTGGGGAATCAATTGGCGCGAAAATCAGTTTGATATCAATACCAATGGCACGCAGTTCAAAAGTTTTTCTTACGATTTGGAAAATGTTAAATGGATTAACGAGCTCAAAGCTTCTGGATCGTCGGATCAGAGTTTGATTTTTACCGCACCACATTCGGATGTTGCTTTAATTAATGGAAGTTTGCCAGCAGGGAAAGCGATGACGGTTTCGGGATCGGTGCCCAATCCGCCTTTGCAATTGGGCGTGGAGGTCAAATCTTTTTTAAATTCTAAAAATATTGCTGTCCGCGGAAATGTAGAAACCTATTACAACAATCAACTTTCTGGAAAGAAAATGACTTCTTATCCTGAAAAAAATAACTTCTTCGAATACCAATCGCCAACATTGGACAAAATGGTCTATTGGTTTCTAAGAAAAAGCATCAATTTTTATGGGGAAACATTTGTAAAAACGATGGCCAAAGAGAAAAAGGGAAATTCGTCTTACAAAGTGGGCGTTCAGTTTTTGAAAGATTTTTGGAAGTCAAAAGGCATCAATGCGTCTATGATTAATTTTGCTGATGGAAGCGGACTTTCACCTCAGAATTACGTTTCTGCCAAAGCCGAAGTGCAGGCACTTTTGTATGCGCAAAAACAGCCTTGGTTTTCTGACTATTTCGACGGATTTCCAACACAAAATGCTATGAAGATGAAGAGCGGAACCATCCGAAATATAAAATCTTTTGCCGGTTATCATACGTCGAAATCTGGCAAAAAATACGTCTTTTCGATTATTCTTAACAACTATCAAAGCGCAGATATCAGTCAAGCTTTGTTCAAGGTTTTAGATAATTTGAAATAA